The DNA region ATTAAATAATAAAATAGAAGCAGTATAACAATGATGAATGATATATTTGATATTGTAAAAGCAGCCCATTCATATGAACCAAAAAATATTGGAGATAATAATTTTATCATTACAGGGTATAGAGGAGCAAATGCATATAAAGAGCCATTATATCCATTTTGTGCTATATATAAAAAATTAGAAATATCATTAAATTGAAATATTATATCTAATGGTTTATGAACATTATCATATACATCATAACCTTTTGGAAGATAATAGTATCCTATATTAAGCATCAAAGCAAATATTATTCTTGTTGCAATAAAAAATAAAAATATAGTTGTTAATTCTTTTTTATATGTTTTAAAAAATGATGATATATTGTTCATTGGTATACCTTTTATTTTATTGCTTTATTTTATAGGATTATACAATATATTTGATAAAATAAAATATATTGTATAAAATAAAAAATATAATAGTATATATTACAAAAAATTATTTTAATAAGGAAAGAAAAATGAAAGTATTTATTAGTGCCGATATAGAAGGTGTAACAACTACTACACAATGGCCAGATACAGATGTTGGTTCATTGACTTATAAAGAGCATGCATTACAAATGACTAAAGAAGTTAATGCTGCTTGCGAGGGGGCAATACTTGCAGGAGCTAAAGAGATATTTGTTAAAGATGCTCATGATTCTGCCATGAACATAGACCAAACTGCTTTGCCTGATATTGTAAAAGTGCATAGAAGATGGAGCGGAGACCCTTATTCTATGGTTGAGGGTATAGATGAGAGTTTTGATGCTGCTATGTTTATAGGCTATCATAGTCCTGCTACAAGCGGAAGCAATCCTTTATCGCATACTATGAGCAATGCTAAAGTTTTTAGTATAAAATTAAATGATGTTGTAGCAAGCGAGTTTATGTTTTTTAGTTATGCTGCAGCTTATAGAAATGTGCCTTCAGTATTTTTGTCTGGTGATAAAGGTCTTTGCGATGATGCTAACAATATGGACCCTAATCACCCTAGTTTAATAACAGTTGCTGTAAAAGAGGGTGCTGGTTATGCTACTATTAACTATTCTCCTAATCTTATGATTAAAACTATTAAAGAAAA from Brachyspira pilosicoli P43/6/78 includes:
- a CDS encoding M55 family metallopeptidase — protein: MKVFISADIEGVTTTTQWPDTDVGSLTYKEHALQMTKEVNAACEGAILAGAKEIFVKDAHDSAMNIDQTALPDIVKVHRRWSGDPYSMVEGIDESFDAAMFIGYHSPATSGSNPLSHTMSNAKVFSIKLNDVVASEFMFFSYAAAYRNVPSVFLSGDKGLCDDANNMDPNHPSLITVAVKEGAGYATINYSPNLMIKTIKEKTEEALKQDLKCLKLPKTFKLEVTYKEHGYAYKMSFYPNAKKVNDNTIVYESNDYYEILRAMKFVL